The DNA region GCGGATGGATCGCCGGATGGGTGATTGTGCACGAAGACCACGCCGTGCGCGCCCTCGCGCACGGCGACGCGGAGCGTATCCCGCGGGCTGACCGGGCACTGTGAGACCGAGCCCTGCGCCACGCGCTCGGTCCGGATGAGCCGCCCGCGCACGTCGAGCAACACGACGTGGAACTCCTCCACCGGCGCGTGCGCGAGCGGCCGCATCAGCTCGTAGACGCGACCTGGGTCGAGGCACCGCTCGCCGCGCTTCGGCGGCGCCCAGGCTCCCCGGCGGCCGAGCTCGAACGCCGCGGCGAGCGCCGCCGCCCGCGCCTCGCCGACCCCGAGCCGGCGAAGCTCGGCGACGGTGAGCCACGCGAGCTCGGGTACGGGGCGGCTGGCGGCGCCGCCGGCGCCGAGCATGGTGAGAAGCTCGACATCGGAGAGCGCCCGCGGTCCGTCCATCAGGAGCCGCTCACGGAGCAGGTCCTTGGCCATGGCGGCCTCCCCTACGCCTGCGCCCGGGGCGCGCCGCGGCGGATGGTGGGCGGCCGCGCGACGACCTTCGCCGGCACGGGCGGGAGGTTCAGCGAGGCCGGCACCGGAACCGGCGCGCCCTTCGGCCACCACCAGAGCTGGGCGACCGGGTCCCACCGCCACCCGGCCCGCTTCAGCTCCGTCCGAATCTCCTCCGGCGGCTTCCGGTCGAACCGGAGCGCCGGCTGGGGTCCGTGGTGCCGGGTCTTCTCGACGTGGAACGCCGGCTCGGCCTTCCCCCGCTCGGCCTCGGCGACCAGCCGCAGGTCGAGGAGCGCCGCTCCGCAGTACGTGCAGCACTCCTCCTGGACCGTCGTGTCCGCGGCGTACAGCGGAAGGATCGGATGGCCGTTGTAGTCGGTGTCCGCCGGCCCGAGTCCCGTGGTGGACCGGAGGCACGCGGGGCAGAAGACCTCGTCGTTCGCGCTGTAACCGAGGACCGTGAAGGGCTTCATCGTGGCAGCTCCTGTGAGTGGGGGCGGCACCGCGCCGCCTCGCCCGACACGGGCGGGGCGGTGCCGGCCCCGCGGCGACGGGCGGCGGCGTTGCCGAAGCGGCGGGCGTGTCGCCCGGCGTGACGGCGAGCGCGCCTCTTGCGCGCGCCGGCGCGACGGGCGCTCCCGACGCCCGAGGCGTCGTTAGCCGCCGACCGGCGTCGCTCCTGGGAGCTGCCGCGGTGGAGCCCGGCGGCGGCAGATGCGACCCAGGTCGCCTGGGTGCGAGCTCAGGATCGGCGCGCGATCTCGCCCGATGCCCGGAGCGTCCCGCCCAGCCACACCGAGGGAAGCGGCGTCCCGCTGGAGACCTTCCGGTGCAGCTCGATCGTCACGGAGGCGAGGCGCAGGACGTCCTCGACCCCGATCTCCTGACCGTCCGGCTGCGGCTGCAGAATGCGTCGCGCGAGTGAGAGCTGCTCCTGCAGGAGGTTCGTCGCGATCCGGTTCATCGTTTCGGCTCCTTTAGCTGGACGCGGCACCGCGCCGCTCACCGGGAGCGGCGGCGCGGTGCCGACCGTCGAGGACTGGAGGAGCCGCCCGTCGCCGGGCGGCTCCGGCCGCGGTTCACGCGTCCGCGGGCTCGTCGTCGTCGAAGAGCGTCGCGCGCGTGAGGTGCAGCTCGGGCGGGTGGTAGTCGCCGCACAGCTCGCAGTGGACGAGCTCGAGCTGCAGGTCGCCGAACTCCTGCTCGATCTCGAGGTGCAGCGGGTCGGTCTGGATGAGGCTGGCCATGTGAACGCGTCTCCCTGTGGTGGGCGGCACCGCGCCGCCTCGCCCGGCACGGGCGGCGCGGTGCAGCCCGCGAGCGCGCAGGGGTTCGCCGTGGCCGGCGATCCGCCCTGCCGGCCCGTGACGGCGAGGCTGTTCGCGAGCTGGCGCGGGCCGTGCCCGGCGGAGCGGCGGCGGTCGTAAGGCGAACCCCCGCGCGCGCCTGGAGACGCGCTGGCCAGCCGGCGCCGCCCCGTCGCTACGCCGCGAACAGGGCGGTCGCGCTCGGGTCGTCGGCGGTCGAGAGGTCGGTGACCGCGTGGACCTCGTCGCACCACGGGACGAGCCACTCCCGCTCGACACCGATCCCGAGCCCGAGGATCGTGACGCCGAGCGCGGCGGCGCTCTCCCGAAACGCGCCCGCCTCGCTCGCGTCCGAGCCGCCGTCTGTGACGAGCACGAGGTCCGCCTTGCCGAGCGCGCCCGGGTGCGTCCGGATGATCTCGAGGCCGCGGCGCACCGCGGCCGCGATCTCGGTCCCTCCGCAGCAGGAGACGAAGAGCCCGTCCTCGGGGAGTGCCTCGGACGGCTTCACGACCGCCTCGAACTTCACGCGCGCGTCGAAACCCAGCAGCGCGAACGTCCGTCGTTCGCGCTGCGCCTGGTCGAGGAGCGCGAGCGCGACCGCCGTTGCCCACACGTCCCGCGGCCCGTCCATCGAACCGCTCTTGTCGAGGAGGACCACGAGCGGCCCCTTCCCGAGGGTCGCCGTCCCCTCGAGCCGGTACTGGAGGGACCGGCCCTCGAGGAGAGCGCGCAGGAAGTCGAGCCGCAGGAGCCGGTGCGACAGCTTCGCGAGCTCCACCGGCAGCGCCCGGCCCAGGTCCGCGCCCTGCTCGACGTCGGTCACCTCGTCTGCGCCGTGCTTCACGCGGTGGCGGCGCTTCGCCGCCGCGATGCGCTTGAAGCGGCCGGCGAGGGCGGCGATGCGCCGGAGGCGCTCGTCGCCCTTGAGCCGCGCGGCGAGCGACCTCACCGCGCCCTGCTCCCGCGGCACGCCGTCCGCCGTGCCCGTTCCCGGGAGCAGTCCCCCTCTGAACGCGACGTGCGCGAGCCCCTCGGCCGCGTCGCGCAGCTCCGCGACCGCGCGCGCCGCCGCCGCGCACGCGGCGGCGAGCGGGCGCCGCAACGGATCCTTGCCGACGCCCGGCGCAGCCGGCGGCGGCTCGTCGGGCGGAGGCAGGTTCAGCTCGCGCACGATGGCCTCGACCGCCGCCGCGGAGGCCGCGGCGTCGCCGCGGCACTCCGCGGACAGCCTCGCGAACGACGGCAGCGCGTCGCAGGTCGAGTGCACGCGCTCCGCCCACGGGCGGAGCGCGGCATTCACCCGGCTCGGGGCCAGCCGCTCGCCCTCGCCGGTGTAGAGCCGCTCGAACAGCTCGTCCTCGAGCCGCAGCTGCGGCGCGTCGCGCTCCTGCGCGCGCGGCATCTGGCGGTGTTCGCGGTGCAGCATGAGGTGCCACCGCGAGACGTCGAACAGGAGACGTTTCATGTGACCTCCGGGTCCCGGCGGCCCGTCCGCGGCCGCCCGACAGGGCGGCGGCCGCGGCGGGCCCGCGCGTCAACGCGCGGACGCGAGCCCGAGCCCGGCGCTCACCGCCCGCGCCAGTTCGTAGTGGAGCTGCGCGATCTCCTGGTCCGCGTCCCCGAGCGCCGCCTTGGCGCGCGGACCGGCACCGCTCGTGAGCTCGCGGAGTTTCTGCTGCTGCGCCTTGAACTCCTCGAGCGCCTGCGCCGCCTGGGCGAGGTAGCTCTTCCGATCGGACGTCCGGAGCGCGGCGACCCGCGCGGCGGTCTCGCGCGCGGCGTCGAGGACCTCGGCGGCCTTGGCGCTCACCGGGTCCGCGAGCTGTCCGACGATCTGGGCGACCTTCGCGTGCTCCTTCGGCTCGCGCCAGAGCGCGTGCGTGAGGACGAGGAGGTCCTCCGGGGTGGTCGCGGCCTCTCCGGCGAGCCACGTCGCCGCCTGGACGACCTTGAGCGTCTTCTTCCAGCGACGGTCGGACGCGACGATGCCCTCGGCGCGGCAGCCGTCCCGGATCGCGATGAGCGCCTGGACGGTCTCGTCGGTGACCTTCACCCGCGCGGCGTCGCCCTGCGCCTGGCGGAGCTCGGGCATGGTCAGCGCGGAGGAGCAGGTCGGCTCCGGCGCGAGCAGGACGGCGCGGAAGCTGCTCGGCCGCAGGAGGTACTGCACGTCGAACCGGAGGAGGAACCGGTCGAAGAGCGCCTCGAGCTCCTTCCCGTCCGGCAGCTCGTTCGACGCGCCGAAGAGCGCGACGAGCGGCATCTGCATGGGCGACCCGTCGTTGTGGAAGAGCCGCTCGTTCATCGCCGTGAGGAGCGAATTCAGGATGGCCGAGTTCGCCTTGAAGACCTCGTCGACGAAGGCGAACTCCGCCTCGGGCAGCTTCCCCGCGGTGACGCGCTGGTAGTGGTCCTGCTCGAGGGCCTTCAGGCTGATCGGGCCGAACAGCTCCTCGGGCGTCGAGAACTTGGTGAGGAGCCGCTCAAAGTAGCTCCCGCCGAACGCCTGCGCGATCGCGCGGACGAGGGCGCTCTTCGCCGTTCCCGGCGGCCCGAGGAGTAGGACGTGCTCGCCGGCGAGCACGGCGGCGAGGGCGCCTTCGATGACGTCGCGGCGCTCCGGGAAACGAGCGAGGAGCTCCGAACGAAGCTGCAGCAGCTTGGCATGTGCGGACGTGGTCATGGCGTTCTTCTCTCCTCACGCGGCCTTGGTCTGGAGGAGTCCCTCGACCTGGAGGGTCAGCTTGTTGAGCGCGGTCTCGAGGTCCTGGACCTGCACCTGCAGGACGGTGTGGTAGAGCCGGGCCTTCGCGCGGAGGCCCTCGAACGTCTCGAGCCGACGCGCGAGCGTGGACGCGCGCTCGGGCGGGTCCGAGAGGAAGCCCTCGATCTCGGCGCGGAGCGCCGTGATCTCCTCGTCGAGCGAGGCGCGCGCAGCGTCGCCGAGCGCCGCCGTCGCCTCGGGCGACGCGTGGATCGGGACGACGTCGAGGCGCGAGGCGCCGATGTTCGACACGGCGTCGCGGAGGCGTCGGAGCGTCTCCGCGTACGGCGCCGGGACCCAGTAGACGCCGCCGTGATCGCGCAGCGTCACGGCGGCGCACGACGCGAGCGTCTTCACGAGCGCACGCCGGACGTCGTCCGGCGTGTGCGTGTTGAGCAGCCGGTCGTAGGCGGCGGACACGGCCACGACGACGTCGTGGCCGGGCCGGTCGGACTCGAGCTTCACGGGGCGCGCGCGGTCGAGCCGGATCCGCGCCGTCTGCGCGAGGGAGACGTTCCCGTCGCCGTCGCGGGTCTCGGCGACGACGGCGAAGACGATCTCGCCGTCGTCCTCCTTCCCGAGCCGGAGCAGGTGATCGTGCTGCCCGACCTGCGCCTCGCGGACTGCGGTCCGGAGCGCCTTCTCGGGCGTGGGCGGCTCGGGCAGGAGGTTCTCGGCGAGCCCGGCGTTCGCCCAGACGGTCTCGAGCGTGCTGCGGGTAACCCTCGCGTCAGCGAGCGTCCACCAGAGGAGATCGCCGACGTGCTTCCCGCCGGTGTGGGTGTAGGAACGGATGAGCTCCACGGACATGCTGGACTCCCTGTTCGAAGTGAGGAGGCGGCACCGCGCCGCCCCGCCCAGCCGGGCGGCGCGGTGACGGCTCGCGACCCGAGGCGGCGCTGTCGGGGGAGAACCCCCGGGGCTCCGAGCAACCTGGAGCCCCGGGGGGCGGTGAGCCCGACACCACAGGGAGAGGCGGCGGGCTTTTCCTCGCGTTCCGGCCCGACGGCCGGGACGCGTCAATTACCGGGCGGCGTCTTCTTCGACTTGCGCGCGCCGCGCTCTGCGCGGCGCTGCGCGAGCTCGTCCGCGGTTGCCTTCTCGACCGCGCCGATGTCGACCGCGTACGCAGCGGCGGCGGCGGTCAGCCGGTCCGAGTACCGCGAGGACCAGGCGAAGTACGCACCGCGGCCGACCGCGAGCTCGAGGACGAGGGCGCGCAGCGCCCCGCCGTCGAGCTCCCTCGCGTGCGCCGTCAGAGCCGCCTCCGGAGAGAAGCCCTTCTCGCGCTCGAGCCCGCGCCGCTTCACGGCGTCCGCGACGGCGTCGTGGTAGCCGCCGTGGACCATCGCGTCGAACACGAGCCGCGCGAAGGTCGAGTCGTCCGGCGGCCGCGCCTGCGCGGCCGCGACGACCGCCGAGAGGATGTTCGCGATCGTGGCGCGGCGCAGCTCCGCGGCGGCGCGCGCCGCCGCCGGGTCGGCGGGCGGCGCCCTCGGTGCGGGCGCCTCGCCGTCCTCGGCGTCCGGGTCGTCGTCCTGGGTGCTCACTCCTGAGTCGCGCCGCCCCACGAACTCCACTCCGGCCGCGGCGAGCGCGGCGAGGGCCTCCGCCTTGCCCACGAGGGCGCGCGGCGTGCCTCCCGCATCCGTCGCGAGCGTCGGGGTTGGGCAGAGATCGCCGAGCAGGCGCCGCAAGGTCCGCCGCTCCGAGTCGTCGAAGCAGACTGCGTCCAGCTCCACGTAGTTGCTGTTCCAGGGGAGCTGGCGGCCGCCGTGGAACACCGCGTTCGACTGCTGCTCGGTCAGGACGGTGCCGCCCTTCGCCCGGACCTCGCTCGCGAGCCGCTCGTGGTGCGCGGCGACCTTCTTCCGGAAGCAGACGAGGTCGGTGCACGTGTCCGCCGCGGTGTCGTCCGAGAAGAGCCGGGGTTGGTTGCCGGTGCGCTTCGGGCACTTCGTGCACGCGCCGGCCTCGGGCACGAGCTTCGCGTCGTCCGTCGAGAACTGGGCGCGGTCGAGCCGCGTCAGGTACCGCTGCTCGACCAGGTACGCGAGGTCGTCTGCCGGGAACGGCTCGCCCTCCTCCAGATCCTCGAGCTCCTTCCGCAGCTCCGACAGCGCCTCGTCCTGAAGGGCGGGAGGAACCGCCCTCGCCACGAGGAACGCGGTGGTGGTCGTGAGCTCGCCTTTCCAGAAGGCATCCCGCATCGCGGGCCCGAGCGCCGTGAGCTTCAGGCGCGAGTAGACATACTGCGGCGACCGGCCCACGAGCTTGGCCAGCGTGTCCGCGGTGTGGAGCGGCCGGCCGCGGCCGTCCTTCATCGCGAGCAGCGCCTCGTACGCCTCGGCCTCCTCGACCGGGTGCGGGTCCTCGCGGCAGGCGTTCTCGACGATCCGGAGCTCGTGCGCCTCCTCGTCGGTGAGATCCTCGACCGTGGCCGGCACCTCCTTCAGGCCCGCCAGCTTCGCCGCCCGGTAGCGGCGCTCGCCGTAGACGATCTCGAACCGCGAGCCCTTCGGCCGGACCTTGATCGGCTGTTGAATGCCGTGCTCGCGAACCGACGCGACCAGCTCGTCGATGTTGCGCGCCGTCCGGTTCCGCGGCGACGGATCGATGTCGTCGATCGGGACGAGCCGGACTGGAACCGGCTCGAGGCCCGCTGGCCGCGGCTTCACCGCGGGCTTCGTCTTCTTCGCTGTGGCACTCGCCTTCACGGGCGACCTCCTGTGATGGGCGGCACCGCGCCGCCTCGTCCAGAGGGCGGCGCGGTGCCGGCCGCAGCGCTAAGCCGCCTGCGCCAGCGGGTCCTCCCCGGCGATTTCGCGCTCGGACCAGAACTCGCCCGGGTCCGGCAGGGACAGGGCCACCAACGCCGCCATCTCGAGCGCCTCCTCCCTGCGGTCCCACTCGATGAAGCAGGCGCGGTGGACGCGTCCGATGTCGCCGCCGGCATCGACGACGTCGCCGGCGTTCTCGCGGTCGCAGAAGCAGCACCGCTTCGCCCCCACCCGGCGGTGTCTCGCAGGGGCGACATGCTGCTCCGGTTCGGTGACTACGGGACGGGCAAGGCTCGAATCGGACATGGCGGGGTCCTCGTCGGCGGGCATCCGGCCGCTCTCACCGACGTGGAGCGGCCGGTGCCGCCGGACGGCGGCGCCTGGGTACGGTTCTCAGGCGGACCGCGCGCTGCGCCGACGGCCTCTCGTCGGCGCGCATGCGTGGTCCCGCCTCGGCACGGCTCTCCTTCGACTCGCTCGCCCCGCCCTGCCCGTCCTCAGGCGGACCGCGCGCTGCGCCGACCGTCTCTCGTCGGCGCGCATGCGTGGTCCCGCCTCGGCACCGCCCTCCTTCGACTCGCTCGCCCCGCCCTGCCCGTCCTCAGGCGGACCGCGCGCTGCGCCGACCGTCTCTCGTCGGCGCGCATGCGTGGTCCCGCCTCGGCACCGCTCGCCTTCGACTCGCGGGCCCCGCCCTGCCCGTCCTCAGGCGGACCGCGCGCTGCGCCGACTGTCTCTCGTCGGCGCGCATGCGTGGTCCCGCATCTACGGCGTGCGCCGACGCTTACTGCCCGAACACTGATGACGACGTGCGCGCGCGCTCGCCTTCGCCGCGCGGCTGTCGGCGGACTTCGCTTCCGACTCGCAGGTCGCGGCTTCGTGGTCCTGGAGCGCAGCGAGCTGAAGCGCCAGATCCGCCTCGACACGACGGAACGCCGGGTCGTCCACTTCGAGTCGAAGCGCGTCGGCTGCGTCTCTCAGGGCCCTCGCCGCCCCCACGCACGCCGCTGCTTTCTTTCGAAGCGCCCGGGCGACACGAGCATGAGCCGATGCCGTTCGCACTGCCGGTGCTCTCGTCCGCGTCGTTCGTCGCACACCGTCAGATGCCACAGCATGCCCGCGGACTCACCCCGCGTTGACTGGTTCCGTTCCTTCCCGTTCTCGTTTTCCTTCTCTATGCCTCTATCCCCACACTCCCACCTCTCCTTCTCCCCTGTACCCATTTGCTCCATTTTGAACCACGTGGTTCAAGAACTGCCCGGCCCCGCCACCAGCCCATCGAAGAAAGACTCAGGGTGACAGCAGCCCGACCCCTCACTCCGGTGGTTGGGAGTGAGGGGTCGGGCTGATGGCACCCCGCACCTCGCGACGAACGCCACTCGCAGGCGGCGGGGCCGGGCCGCCGAGATCTCGCGCGCTTACCGTCGCCAAACCTGATCCCAATCCTGATCCCAACCCTGATCCCAATCCTGCGGACTCCAGGACACACCCCCCGGGAACACCCCGTTTGCTCCATTTTGAACCACGTGGTTCAAGAGGCGCCCGGCGCTCTTCCCGTGGCAGTCCGCGGCGGGCATGAAGAAGCCGGACGGGTACCGCAGATCATTCCGCGGCGCGTCCAGCTAAGTCGCGACCGTGCATTCTGTCGCCTCTAAGCGCGGCGAACTCGCGTGAGCAGTTCCTCCATCACCGCGATGAACTGCTCGCGTTGCTCCGGCGCTACGCCTCCGCTCTTAATGCGGACTCCTCGATGATGACGCAGCCCATCGGGCGAAGCGATGCCCAGGCGCGGCGTCGCTACCGCATCCACACGGCCCGAATCCGCACGCCGTGTCGCGCGGCGTCGCGAAGAAGCTCATGCGGCCCATGCCGTACACGGCGCGGCGAGTCTAGTGCGCGAAGCGTCGCGGCGCGCTTCTCGCCTTGACTACCGCGACGGCCGTTCGCGCGGACTACTCCGCAACCCCTGCACGCCGGGAGCGCCCACCGGTCCGACCTCGTGTCCGACTCGCTTCTGCCAAAGGCGGTACTTCAGCGCAGTCGCATCCCGAGAAGTTCGCAACATCCTCTCGAACAGTACCGGTCGGGACCGCGATCACCAGAAGCGATCGAGCGCGCGTCATCGCAACGTACATCGCTCGCCTTTGTTCAGGCTCCGGCTGCCCCACACCGAGCTGCTTCACGGCGCACTCGCCGCGACTGCCTAGCGCCACCACCACTGCGTCATAGGTCTTGCCCTTGGCCGCATGGATGGTCTCGACTTGTACGCGTCGCACGCGCGAAGCGTCTCCAAACAAGGCTCTGGTTGGCACCCTCAAGAAATCCGTGACGTGCTTGCGCCCGCTCTTCACGAACGCTTTCGGCCGAAGCTCCTGCGCTTCGTCTTGCGACACAGCGACGCCGGCCACAGCCGCCGCAGCAGGGAACATCGTTTGGAGAGCGTCCGCCCACGCTCCAAGCGGCATCGCCGCGGACGGCAGTCGCTCCAACACAGTTGTGAGCGCACGGCGACGATCGATATCCATCGCGGTCGTCCGCGCACCGCTCACGGTCGCCCGGCGCAACGCGAGCGTCGCAAGAGCCGCATCCAGGAGACCGAGCGAACGACCCACCCGTCCTGCGTCGCGTTCGACGGCCGCTAGGGCGAGCAGCCTCGTTGCGCTCCCTCCCGCATCGACGTGCCAGGGGTCTACTTCGTCAGGCACCTCGAGAATGCGATTGAGCAACGTACGATTCCGAACGAGTACCGCAGCCGACCCGGCGGAAGGCGCTACGCCATTGGTCTCACAATACTCTTCAAACCGCGGCACGAGATCCGCCGGACGCTTCGGATCATAGATCCACAGAACAGGCCGAATCCCCGTGCACGTCCCCCTTGCGGCCGACGCTAACGTCGAGAAGGGCTGCGCGGCGTTGCAGATCTGTTGCGAGTTGCGCCGACTCTCGGTCAATTCGGACCGGTGATCCCAGTCAAGTTCCTTTCCACTGGCTTTACGCTCGAACAGCTCAGGGTGAGCTGCCCTCCACTCGTAGATCGATTGGTCCGGATCGCCGACCAAGACGATCTCCTGCAGCCCGGCCCCGACCAGGAGATCGAGGATCCGCATCTGCATTTCGGACGTGTCTTGGGCCTCGTCGACGACCACTTCGGGGAACCGCCTTACGAGCGCTTTCGCGACTTCCGGAAAGGATTCAAGGACCCTCACCGCCCAATACGCGGCGTCGCTCGGGGTTGCCCATCCATCCTTCCCAAACTCTCGTTTAAGAACCGAGCATCGATCGTGCCCCGTTGGACATTGGAAAGGCCGCCGCCCACTCCTCACGATGTTTCCTGCGAGGTCCCACGAGAAGTGCTCCAACCTACACCCGCTGCGATTACACGCGGGGCGGCCCCACGCCCATCGCCCCGAAGCCACCCAAGGCCTTTCCGGGAGCCCGACGATGGCCGGCCTCCCCGCGCATCCCATCACCCTGTGCCCGAACGGCAAGAATACAAAGGAATTGATGAAGGAGTCTAGCGTGCCGAGGAAGTGTGGATACGCTCCAAACGCGTCGCACCGGAGGGCGACAAGCGACCGACGCACCTCCTCGCACGCGACGTTTGTGAATGACAGCGCAGCAATGCCTGCGTGGCGCGCCTTCCACTCTCGAATCCGATGGGCGAGCAGACGAGCAACCACAAACGTTTTGCCACTGCCAGGACATGCCCGCACCGTGAAGCGGCCTCGACGCTCCACAACGGCGCGCTGCTCGTGCGTGAGGGAGTCGTCGCTCATGACCGCGAACCACGACGCGCCACGTGCTTCGCTGCCGCGGACAGGTAGTCCGGAACGACGAACGTTCTTACTGGTGTGCCTTCGTCTAGCAGCGCAGCCAGACGCTGCGCTACGGCAGCCTTCATGCCCGACAGCCGAGCCCATACCGCTGCCGCGCGGCCCCAGTCGAAGTCCAGAGTCGCCGCCTGCTCTCGCAGATTCCGCGCCACTGTCGGGTGCCCGCATCCCTCGACAGCCTCGGCTATCGGCTCGAGATTGTCCGTGAACATCCCCAATTCGACTTCGAGCGTCTTCCGAGCACGAAATACCTTTAGCGTTCCCCCCTCGAGTTCTGCGGCTTTGGAAGACCTGTCCGACTGCCGCCCTGCTGCCAGCACTCGACCGGCGGCCATCAACTCGGCGGCATCGCGCAGTTTCGAGGGCTCGAGTTCACCAGCGCAGCGATCATCATCGGTCACGAGTGCGCACGGAATGTGGAGCCGACGAGCAGGTTCGTCGCTGTTGAAGAGCGCCGCGAATGGTGCGAATGACACACCGGCTACGGCGACGACCTCGACTGCGCTGTGATCGAACCGGTACCCCGCACGCTTTGCGAGCACGGGGAAGAGAAGCGCCTCCGAGATTCC from Anaeromyxobacter dehalogenans 2CP-C includes:
- a CDS encoding JAB domain-containing protein is translated as MAKDLLRERLLMDGPRALSDVELLTMLGAGGAASRPVPELAWLTVAELRRLGVGEARAAALAAAFELGRRGAWAPPKRGERCLDPGRVYELMRPLAHAPVEEFHVVLLDVRGRLIRTERVAQGSVSQCPVSPRDTLRVAVREGAHGVVFVHNHPSGDPSASVEDADLTERLTAAAELVGVVARDHVIVATGGYFSFVQAGRWR
- a CDS encoding AAA family ATPase, with product MTTSAHAKLLQLRSELLARFPERRDVIEGALAAVLAGEHVLLLGPPGTAKSALVRAIAQAFGGSYFERLLTKFSTPEELFGPISLKALEQDHYQRVTAGKLPEAEFAFVDEVFKANSAILNSLLTAMNERLFHNDGSPMQMPLVALFGASNELPDGKELEALFDRFLLRFDVQYLLRPSSFRAVLLAPEPTCSSALTMPELRQAQGDAARVKVTDETVQALIAIRDGCRAEGIVASDRRWKKTLKVVQAATWLAGEAATTPEDLLVLTHALWREPKEHAKVAQIVGQLADPVSAKAAEVLDAARETAARVAALRTSDRKSYLAQAAQALEEFKAQQQKLRELTSGAGPRAKAALGDADQEIAQLHYELARAVSAGLGLASAR
- a CDS encoding ParB/RepB/Spo0J family partition protein; the protein is MKASATAKKTKPAVKPRPAGLEPVPVRLVPIDDIDPSPRNRTARNIDELVASVREHGIQQPIKVRPKGSRFEIVYGERRYRAAKLAGLKEVPATVEDLTDEEAHELRIVENACREDPHPVEEAEAYEALLAMKDGRGRPLHTADTLAKLVGRSPQYVYSRLKLTALGPAMRDAFWKGELTTTTAFLVARAVPPALQDEALSELRKELEDLEEGEPFPADDLAYLVEQRYLTRLDRAQFSTDDAKLVPEAGACTKCPKRTGNQPRLFSDDTAADTCTDLVCFRKKVAAHHERLASEVRAKGGTVLTEQQSNAVFHGGRQLPWNSNYVELDAVCFDDSERRTLRRLLGDLCPTPTLATDAGGTPRALVGKAEALAALAAAGVEFVGRRDSGVSTQDDDPDAEDGEAPAPRAPPADPAAARAAAELRRATIANILSAVVAAAQARPPDDSTFARLVFDAMVHGGYHDAVADAVKRRGLEREKGFSPEAALTAHARELDGGALRALVLELAVGRGAYFAWSSRYSDRLTAAAAAYAVDIGAVEKATADELAQRRAERGARKSKKTPPGN
- a CDS encoding UvrD-helicase domain-containing protein, coding for MSDDSLTHEQRAVVERRGRFTVRACPGSGKTFVVARLLAHRIREWKARHAGIAALSFTNVACEEVRRSLVALRCDAFGAYPHFLGTLDSFINSFVFLPFGHRVMGCAGRPAIVGLPERPWVASGRWAWGRPACNRSGCRLEHFSWDLAGNIVRSGRRPFQCPTGHDRCSVLKREFGKDGWATPSDAAYWAVRVLESFPEVAKALVRRFPEVVVDEAQDTSEMQMRILDLLVGAGLQEIVLVGDPDQSIYEWRAAHPELFERKASGKELDWDHRSELTESRRNSQQICNAAQPFSTLASAARGTCTGIRPVLWIYDPKRPADLVPRFEEYCETNGVAPSAGSAAVLVRNRTLLNRILEVPDEVDPWHVDAGGSATRLLALAAVERDAGRVGRSLGLLDAALATLALRRATVSGARTTAMDIDRRRALTTVLERLPSAAMPLGAWADALQTMFPAAAAVAGVAVSQDEAQELRPKAFVKSGRKHVTDFLRVPTRALFGDASRVRRVQVETIHAAKGKTYDAVVVALGSRGECAVKQLGVGQPEPEQRRAMYVAMTRARSLLVIAVPTGTVREDVANFSGCDCAEVPPLAEASRTRGRTGGRSRRAGVAE
- a CDS encoding DUF6744 family protein, whose product is MSVELIRSYTHTGGKHVGDLLWWTLADARVTRSTLETVWANAGLAENLLPEPPTPEKALRTAVREAQVGQHDHLLRLGKEDDGEIVFAVVAETRDGDGNVSLAQTARIRLDRARPVKLESDRPGHDVVVAVSAAYDRLLNTHTPDDVRRALVKTLASCAAVTLRDHGGVYWVPAPYAETLRRLRDAVSNIGASRLDVVPIHASPEATAALGDAARASLDEEITALRAEIEGFLSDPPERASTLARRLETFEGLRAKARLYHTVLQVQVQDLETALNKLTLQVEGLLQTKAA
- a CDS encoding vWA domain-containing protein, with translation MKRLLFDVSRWHLMLHREHRQMPRAQERDAPQLRLEDELFERLYTGEGERLAPSRVNAALRPWAERVHSTCDALPSFARLSAECRGDAAASAAAVEAIVRELNLPPPDEPPPAAPGVGKDPLRRPLAAACAAAARAVAELRDAAEGLAHVAFRGGLLPGTGTADGVPREQGAVRSLAARLKGDERLRRIAALAGRFKRIAAAKRRHRVKHGADEVTDVEQGADLGRALPVELAKLSHRLLRLDFLRALLEGRSLQYRLEGTATLGKGPLVVLLDKSGSMDGPRDVWATAVALALLDQAQRERRTFALLGFDARVKFEAVVKPSEALPEDGLFVSCCGGTEIAAAVRRGLEIIRTHPGALGKADLVLVTDGGSDASEAGAFRESAAALGVTILGLGIGVEREWLVPWCDEVHAVTDLSTADDPSATALFAA